One Lampris incognitus isolate fLamInc1 chromosome 14, fLamInc1.hap2, whole genome shotgun sequence DNA window includes the following coding sequences:
- the LOC130124448 gene encoding probable G-protein coupled receptor 148: MGINQDVLLSLLCAFGNWYNSSGHADRCLSAEANVSDPFLRQVALFTREWLIFLPPQQARFMQVCPILGFLAVSVVVPVILAKILTRSQMRQETRYLLLANALLSDLLFVAMYMLSTCLNAAGVLMSEWACATVLFLLGVLYSSGILSTKAMVLDTSLAVLVPLRYFALWPVSRTKRVIVGIWALSVFFPAGSVGVFLWYHSTVPCSLHICSLPLLLVLSVSYSTPMQISMLLGVVGILFILLLVFSGYMLLHWRTRMAGVWRGESSSRAKGTFLIHYLHLFLSFCPILVLAIELLLYYHHGVLDLRANLWVSLVVCNVLLVLPKALAPYLYGLRYRDLRAALLSFYGLRRPSAITPVI; the protein is encoded by the exons ATGGGAATCAACCAGGACGTGTTGCTGTCTCTGCTTTGCGCCTTTGGCAACTGGTACAACAGCTCCGGCCATGCAGACAGGTGTCTCTCTGCCGAGGCCAACGTCTCTGACCCGTTCCTCAGACAGGTGGCGCTCTTCACCAGGGAGTGGCTTATCTTTCTGCCTCCACAGCAGGCCAGGTTCATGCAGGTGTGCCCCATCCTGGGCTTCCTGGCCGTTTCTGTGGTGGTTCCTGTTATCCTAGCCAAGATCTTGACTAG GTCACAGATGCGGCAGGAGACACGCTACCTTCTGCTGGCTAATGCCTTGCTCAGTGACCTGCTCTTTGTGGCCATGTACATGCTGAGCACGTGTCTGAATGCAGCAGGCGTGCTGATGTCCGAGTGGGCCTGCGCTACCGTGCTCTTCCTATTGGGGGTGCTTTACAGCTCTGGGATCCTCAGCACCAAGGCTATGGTCCTGGACACGTCCCTTGCAGTTCTGGTCCCCCTGCGTTATTTTGCGTTGTGGCCTGTGTCCAG GACCAAGAGGGTCATTGTGGGTATCTGGGCTCTGTCTGTGTTCTTTCCAGCAGGGTCTGTGGGGGTGTTTCTGTGGTACCACTCCACGgtgccctgctccctccacatTTGCTCTCTGCCTCTGCTGCTGGTGCTCTCTGTCAGCTACTCCACACCCATGCAG ATATCCATGCTCCTGGGAGTTGTGGGCATCTTGTTTATCTTACTCCTGGTCTTCTCCGGCTACATGCTTCTACACTGGCGCACTCGCATGGCAGGTGTCTGGAGGGGTGAAAGTTCATCTCGCGCCAAAGGAACCTTCCTTATCCACtacctccacctcttcctgtccttctGTCCCATATTGGTGCTGGCTATTGAACTGCTGCTGTACTACCACCACGGTGTTCTCGACCTGCGTGCCAACCTGTGGGTGTCGCTGGTGGTGTGCaatgtgctgctggtgctgcccaAGGCCTTGGCACCTTATCTATATGGCCTCAGATACAGGGACCTGAGAGCAGCCCTGCTCAGCTTCTATGGCCTGAGGAGGCCTTCAGCCATCACCCCTGTGATTTGA
- the LOC130124576 gene encoding probable G-protein coupled receptor 148, producing MSSMKIANLTQEWFECLHSWHLDLFFIPATIVTLATLLANPVLLTCIFLSRALRQETRYLLLANTLAADMLFLVLNLVTVACNALGAEIPELLCELNTAITVTAYCCAILTVTLMVADTYMAVRWPLHYHDLLPPSRIHRILVGIWLLAAMYPFSLVVIMEVVRENPHEKTSVCLVLISLGFIQAKNTVGIHIYFSAAAIICTMLIFYCYVRLYMVTKTQGIWQSRYSRARVTLLAHGVLLLLYFTPGLIFTMELFLFQKENISQDVRVWISTVNMCVFMLLPRALAPYLYGLRYREISDTLLQLFDRHTRLSQATVA from the coding sequence ATGTCATCAATGAAAATTGCAAACCTCACGCAGGAATGGTTTGAATGTTTGCATAGCTGGCACCTAGACCTGTTCTTCATTCCCGCCACTATTGTCACTCTGGCCACCTTGCTGGCAAACCCTGTCCTCCTGACATGCATCTTTCTGTCCCGCGCCTTGCGTCAGGAGACCCGCTACCTGCTGTTGGCCAACACCCTGGCAGCAGACATGCTCTTCCTCGTCCTCAACCTGGTCACGGTGGCTTGTAACGCCCTGGGAGCTGAGATCCCCGAGCTCCTTTGTGAACTGAACACAGCCATCACCGTCACTGCCTACTGCTGCGCCATCCTCACGGTCACTCTCATGGTGGCCGACACTTACATGGCCGTCCGCTGGCCACTTCACTACCATGACCTGCTGCCACCATCCCGTATCCACCGCATCCTGGTGGGCATCTGGTTGCTGGCAGCCATGTACCCTTTCTCCCTGGTGGtcattatggaggtggtgagggagaacccGCACGAGAAGACGTCCGTGTGTCTGGTCCTCATCTCCCTCGGCTTCATACAGGCCAAGAACACGGTGGGGATCCACATCTACTTCTCCGCGGCTGCGATCATCTGCACCATGCTCATTTTCTACTGCTATGTGCGCCTCTACATGGTAACCAAGACCCAGGGCATTTGGCAGAGCCGGTACTCCAGGGCCCGAGTCACCCTTCTGGCCCACggggtgctgctgctgctctacttcACCCCGGGTTTGATCTTCACTATGGAGCTTTTCCTCTTCCAGAAGGAGAACATCAGCCAGGATGTCCGCGTGTGGATCAGCACGGTCAACATGTGCGTCTTCATGTTGCTGCCGAGGGCGTTGGCACCTTACCTGTATGGACTGAGGTACAGGGAGATCTCCGATACCCTGCTACAGCTGTTTGACCGACACACGAGGCTTAGCCAGGCCACTGTGGCCTAA
- the klhl24a gene encoding kelch-like protein 24a, whose amino-acid sequence MVLILGRRLNREDSGTRDSPAVKRKVFEVDPKTLACQDVLDFSSGSSHSEAILQVFNEFRDCRLFTDVVISVQGREFPCHRAVLSACSSYFRAMFCNDHRESREMLVEINGILAEAMDSFLSYVYTGRAKITTENVQFLFETSSLFQIGTLRDACAKFLEDQLDPCNCLGIQRFADAHSLKQLASRCRSYALANFSDVAQHEEFLDLHRDELEEYICSDELSVGKEEMVFEAVMRWVYHNMEHRKPVLKDLLHHVRLPLLHPNYFVQTVEGDQLIQNAPECYQLLHEARRYHVLGNEMMSPRTRPRRSTGFSEVIVVVGGCERVGGFNLPYTECYDPVTGEWKSLAKLPEFTKSEYAVCALRNDILVSGGRINSRDVWMYNSQLNLWIRVASLNKGRWRHKMAVLLGKVYAVGGYDGQSRLSSVECYDSFSNRWTEVAPMKEAVSSPAVTSCAGKLFVIGGGPDDNTCSDKVQCYDPETDSWLLRANIPIAKRCITAVSLNNLIYVSGGLTKSIFCYDPAEDYWMHVVHTFSKLESCGMSVCNGKIFILGGRGESGEASDSILCYDPATGIITGVAAMPRPISYHGCVTIHRYNEKFHRP is encoded by the exons ATGGTGTTGATTCTGGGCAGAAGGTTGAACAGGGAAGACTCTGGGACCAGGGACTCCCCTGCTGTCAAACGCAAG gtgtttgaggtggaTCCCAAAACCCTAGCCTGCCAGGATGTCTTGGACTTCTCCTCTGGCTCCTCCCATTCAGAAGCCATCCTCCAGGTGTTCAACGAATTCCGCGACTGCCGTCTGTTCACTGACGTTGTCATCAGTGTGCAGGGCCGCGAGTTCCCCTGCCACCGTGCTGTGCTCTCTGCCTGCTCCTCCTACTTCAGAGCCATGTTCTGCAATGACCACCGCGAGAGCCGCGAGATGCTGGTGGAGATCAACGGCATCCTGGCGGAGGCTATGGACTCCTTCCTCAGCTACGTCTACACAGGCCGCGCCAAGATCACCACTGAGAATGTCCAGTTCCTCTTCGAGACCTCCAGCCTCTTCCAGATCGGCACGTTGCGCGACGCCTGCGCTAAGTTCTTGGAGGACCAGCTGGATCCCTGCAACTGCCTTGGCATCCAGCGCTTCGCGGATGCCCATTCCCTCAAGCAATTAGCCAGCCGCTGCCGCAGCTACGCCCTGGCCAACTTCTCGGACGTGGCTCAGCATGAGGAGTTCCTGGACCTGCACCGAGACGAGCTGGAAGAGTACATCTGCAGCGACGAGCTGTCTGTCGGTAAGGAGGAGATGGTGTTTGAGGCAGTGATGCGCTGGGTGTACCACAACATGGAGCACAGGAAGCCCGTCCTCAAGGACCTGCTGCACCACGTGCGCCTCCCCCTGCTGCATCCCAACTACTTTGTTCAGACAGTGGAGGGGGACCAGCTCATCCAGAATGCTCCCGAGTGCTACCAGCTCCTCCATGAGGCTCGACGCTACCACGTGCTGGGCAATGAGATGATGTCACCGAGGACTCGCCCACGCAG GTCAACGGGCTTCTCAGAGGTGATTGTGGTGGTTGGGGGCTGTGAGAGGGTGGGGGGCTTCAACCTGCCCTACACTGAGTGTTACGACCCGGTCACAGGAGAGTGGAAGTCGCTGGCCAAACTTCCCGAGTTCACCAAGTCGGAGTATGCGGTCTGTGCCCTCCGCAACGACATTCTGGTCTCAG GTGGCCGCATCAACAGCAGGGATGTGTGGATGTATAACTCCCAGCTCAACCTGTGGATCAGAGTGGCCTCCCTCAACAAAGGCCGCTGGAGACACAAGATGGCCGTCTTACTAGGCAAG GTCTATGCCGTGGGGGGCTATGACGGCCAGAGCCGCCTAAGCAGCGTCGAGTGTTACGACTCTTTCTCCAACCGCTGGACAGAGGTGGCTCCCATGAAGGAGGCGGTCAGCTCGCCGGCTGTGACCAGCTGTGCCGGCAAGCTCTTTGTCATAGGAGGAGGGCCGGACGACAACACCTGCTCAGACAAG GTCCAGTGTTACGATCCAGAGACTGATTCTTGGTTGCTAAGGGCCAACATCCCCATCGCCAAGCGCTGCATCACGGCAGTATCCCTTAACAACCTGATCTACGTGTCCGGTGGCCTCACCAAGTCAATATTTTGCTACGACCCGGCAGAGGACTACTGGATGCACGTGGTGCACACCTTCAGCAAACTG GAGAGCTGTGGCATGTCAGTATGTAACGGTAAGATCTTCATCCTTGGTGGCCGTGGGGAGAGCGGCGAGGCCTCGGACTCCATTTTGTGTTACGACCCGGCCACAGGCATCATCACTGGCGTGGCAGCCATGCCGCGGCCAATCTCCTACCACGGCTGTGTCACCATCCACCGCTACAATGAAAAGTTCCATAGGCCGTGA